One part of the Chryseobacterium sp. 7 genome encodes these proteins:
- a CDS encoding alpha-2-macroglobulin family protein, producing the protein MKRFSKIFLLLLVMLSFSTVSAQKYYDTQWKKVAENSTKGAYKSNLPIILDIQKQAMKENNAFELIRSLKAEFSIVNQTVDDDQNDAASQFFKKLKDAESKINGEGKLVYKVLLNGFFMDYYNQNSWKINGRTNINSQDVSQIETWSKLDFKNYLTKNFQELDQEKPEMKKISLEKYKNIFSETGDMAYFPTLSDWYAVKKIAFLSENNIFTKNELTANRTAINAIYDELIAQNSGNAKLYFMKEKITENCNFNHCKDKLQQLQNLLKSDVQGDYKVMIMGDVMDELTNQKKPKEALALAAQAKSEYPKSLFLENIKSKEAQIVNPYLNLKYESQTQNNLPIHFVAEYQNVSEFTLNIYEVKEDFTSLLQYVQNSYSNSFGKLKKNLVRKETFQLPDPKDYQNHKTSLEVKPLPSGVYVAEFSVAGADMKDTDSRQNFHFLVSGNRIIYQSKTDRNPLSDELKLVNSENGKPLVNEGLRFYEFVSNNTLNKIEGTTNANGVFKFPATESKEYYRTFLIQQPKTNDFQIMQVYGNRGSVEDYNPNKQTRSTAQIFIDRGIYRPGQTVYFKVINTRMDKEVEAALSGLKQKITLLDTNSEEVSSQEFTTNEFGSYHGSFILPKGKLNGNFYLRIDGESQGYKNFRVEEYKRPKFEVTFDPVKDEYKYGQTIDLKGKAVMFSGVPLSNTTVNYEIKKQNIRWRYFSWYPQNDDNENSILGEAKTNEKGEFIIHLELKKDEKLEGIQIDNYAINASVTDINGETQTANTQLKVASVSHYIQAENISNIFTDENVEVKVETKNYNDQNLKKSYHVKLSKLKAPDRIFRDNFKSDVQNLPKYSKEEFISKFPHDLFDKNDEIKNWKTEKVLIERQQQPSADNSKLDLGKLETGDYQLELFNMEGKDTIKTSQYFSVWDKTVLKPNQKTFLTVIAPKEELSRGEKVKVYIFSAVPDALINVFVQDGSGKTVSEVHQMKKGILEYTAEIPKDKSVSDLNLQFQLVAFNDVNTESVSLKIKDTEKPLKIETVTFRDKLEPNAKEKWTVKVTGNDKEKINAEVLANMYDLSLDQFAVNNFSWRKLYTPFIIVTSYAVRNYLQQQNYQKRLKYFQDRYIAVPQFNWFDGDFLYTLQGRAAAVMVESNMAPPSPIAGARFKTARASVAKEVVDNAAIDIMAPDADGVIDQDDKPKELDKVAVRQNLNETAFFYPDLKTDAEGNVSFEFTSPEALTKWKLMFLAHTQDARAATLEKEVVTQKEFSVTPNYPRFLREGDELNLQSKLSNLTDKKLNGSAELQILDAFTNENISSKFGITSGTQNFSLNENGSNALTWNLKVPENVSSIIFKIVAKAGAYSDGEQQAVAVLPNRMLVTDAVPVFVKEGETKTFVLDNLKNNTSTTASNVSNTLELTTNPIWEIMFALPSLKNDQNSSADVIFNKWFADVLASEIFKANPKMKTVFEEYQSKGLLNSNLEKNQELKQLLLEETPWVLESKNEGEQMQKLALLFDANTMKNSISQDWDDFKKLQNPDGGFSWYPGYPSSYGTSLYILKNLGKINSWLKDNVKDYQSSEQKTIVAKLIQYVDNEVSKYFDVKKGNVWNNWAIDYLDTRNYWEQQYPLKGKGATLKTLVKQKAKTAKITDFTFFGLHRAALLMNDYGLKNVSSKLMTYLKETSTDTKTQGVYWKQNLNDWGWFGSKVVNHAGALEAFNKLQSNDQNFIEDIKIWLVTQKEVNSWGSSRGTAEVIFTILNSGKSWTGAESDKAAIIWGGKELAPQTQATGYIKSTVKPEAVDQNLATVTVTKPGPGIIQGGLFWQYYEDLDKIKSSENYISVIKELYKKVKTVNGEELQKISSETPLKVGDKVTVRMILNTDRAMEFIHIKDMRAAGFEPIDILSGYQWKNNLGYYQSTKDASTNFYIQYMPKGKYVFEYDVVANASGKFSNGITTMQNYYAPQMNAHTKGSNVAISE; encoded by the coding sequence ATGAAAAGATTTTCCAAGATTTTTCTGCTTTTGCTTGTAATGCTGAGCTTTTCAACGGTATCCGCACAGAAATATTATGATACCCAATGGAAAAAAGTGGCCGAAAACAGTACAAAAGGAGCTTATAAATCTAATCTTCCCATTATTTTAGACATACAAAAACAAGCCATGAAAGAAAATAATGCGTTCGAGCTGATCCGATCTCTGAAAGCGGAATTCAGTATTGTAAACCAAACTGTGGATGATGATCAGAATGATGCCGCTTCTCAGTTTTTCAAGAAACTTAAAGATGCGGAAAGCAAAATAAACGGAGAAGGGAAATTGGTATACAAAGTCCTGTTGAATGGTTTTTTCATGGATTATTACAATCAGAATTCATGGAAAATAAACGGAAGAACCAATATCAATTCTCAGGATGTTTCACAGATTGAAACCTGGAGTAAGCTTGATTTCAAAAATTATCTGACGAAAAATTTCCAAGAGCTTGATCAGGAGAAGCCTGAAATGAAAAAGATCTCTCTGGAAAAGTATAAGAATATCTTTTCAGAAACGGGAGATATGGCTTATTTCCCTACATTATCAGATTGGTATGCTGTGAAGAAAATAGCATTTTTATCTGAAAATAATATTTTTACCAAGAATGAACTGACGGCCAACCGCACAGCAATCAATGCAATTTATGATGAACTGATTGCACAGAACAGCGGGAATGCAAAACTGTATTTCATGAAAGAGAAGATTACGGAAAACTGTAATTTCAATCATTGTAAAGATAAGCTTCAACAGCTTCAGAATCTCTTGAAATCTGATGTGCAGGGAGATTATAAAGTGATGATCATGGGAGATGTTATGGATGAACTTACCAATCAGAAGAAACCTAAGGAAGCTCTTGCGCTGGCTGCACAGGCTAAAAGCGAATATCCAAAATCTCTTTTCCTTGAAAATATTAAAAGCAAAGAAGCTCAGATTGTTAATCCGTATCTTAACTTAAAATACGAATCCCAGACTCAGAATAATCTGCCGATTCATTTTGTGGCAGAATATCAGAATGTATCAGAATTTACCCTGAATATATATGAAGTGAAAGAAGATTTTACATCCCTTCTTCAATATGTTCAGAATTCTTACTCCAATAGTTTTGGGAAACTAAAAAAGAATCTGGTTAGGAAAGAAACATTCCAGCTTCCGGATCCAAAAGATTATCAGAATCATAAAACTTCTCTGGAGGTGAAACCGCTTCCTTCCGGAGTATATGTGGCAGAATTTTCTGTTGCAGGAGCAGATATGAAAGATACAGATTCCAGACAGAATTTTCACTTTCTGGTTTCAGGAAATAGGATCATTTATCAGTCCAAAACAGACAGAAATCCTCTTTCTGACGAGCTGAAATTGGTAAACAGCGAAAATGGAAAACCTTTGGTTAACGAAGGTCTTAGATTTTATGAATTTGTTTCCAACAATACATTAAATAAAATTGAAGGAACTACCAATGCGAACGGTGTATTTAAGTTTCCTGCCACAGAAAGTAAAGAATATTACAGAACATTCCTGATTCAACAGCCTAAAACCAATGATTTTCAAATCATGCAGGTATACGGTAACAGAGGATCTGTTGAAGATTATAACCCTAACAAACAGACCCGTTCAACGGCTCAGATTTTCATTGACAGAGGAATCTATCGTCCCGGTCAAACGGTTTATTTTAAGGTTATTAATACCAGAATGGATAAAGAAGTTGAAGCGGCTCTTTCTGGTTTAAAACAAAAAATCACGTTATTGGATACCAATAGTGAAGAGGTTTCTTCACAGGAATTCACCACCAATGAATTCGGTTCTTATCACGGAAGTTTTATTCTTCCGAAAGGAAAATTAAACGGTAATTTCTATCTGAGAATAGATGGGGAAAGCCAGGGATATAAGAATTTCAGGGTAGAAGAATACAAAAGACCAAAGTTTGAAGTAACCTTTGATCCTGTAAAAGATGAATATAAATATGGTCAGACTATTGATTTAAAAGGGAAAGCCGTCATGTTTTCCGGTGTTCCGCTAAGCAATACGACTGTAAATTATGAAATCAAAAAACAAAATATCAGATGGAGATATTTCAGCTGGTATCCGCAGAATGATGATAATGAAAATTCTATTCTGGGCGAAGCAAAAACCAATGAAAAAGGAGAGTTTATCATTCATTTGGAACTTAAAAAAGATGAAAAGCTGGAAGGAATCCAGATTGATAATTATGCGATCAATGCTTCTGTTACAGATATCAATGGAGAAACACAAACTGCCAATACACAATTAAAAGTAGCTTCAGTTTCTCACTACATTCAGGCAGAAAACATCAGCAATATTTTCACAGATGAAAATGTGGAAGTGAAGGTAGAAACCAAGAATTACAACGATCAGAATCTTAAGAAATCCTATCATGTTAAGTTGTCAAAACTGAAAGCTCCTGATAGGATTTTCAGAGATAATTTCAAATCTGATGTTCAGAATCTGCCAAAATATTCAAAAGAAGAATTTATCAGCAAATTCCCACACGATCTTTTTGATAAAAATGACGAGATCAAAAACTGGAAAACCGAGAAAGTATTGATTGAAAGACAACAGCAGCCATCCGCTGATAATTCTAAGCTTGACCTTGGAAAACTGGAAACGGGAGATTATCAGTTGGAGCTTTTCAATATGGAAGGAAAAGATACGATCAAAACTTCACAGTATTTCAGCGTTTGGGATAAAACAGTTTTAAAACCAAATCAGAAAACATTCCTTACAGTAATCGCTCCGAAAGAAGAATTGTCGAGAGGAGAAAAAGTAAAAGTTTATATTTTCTCAGCAGTTCCCGATGCTTTAATCAATGTTTTTGTACAGGACGGGTCTGGAAAAACGGTTTCAGAAGTTCATCAGATGAAAAAAGGAATATTAGAATATACTGCTGAAATTCCCAAAGATAAAAGTGTATCAGATCTGAACCTTCAGTTTCAGCTGGTAGCATTCAATGATGTGAATACAGAATCTGTTTCCTTAAAAATAAAAGACACAGAAAAGCCTTTAAAAATCGAAACAGTAACCTTCAGAGATAAACTGGAGCCAAATGCTAAAGAAAAATGGACGGTAAAAGTAACCGGAAATGACAAAGAAAAGATCAATGCAGAGGTATTGGCCAATATGTATGATCTGTCTCTGGATCAGTTTGCCGTAAATAATTTTAGTTGGAGAAAACTGTACACACCATTTATCATCGTTACTTCTTATGCGGTCAGAAATTATTTGCAGCAGCAAAATTATCAGAAAAGATTGAAATATTTTCAGGATAGATATATTGCTGTTCCGCAGTTTAACTGGTTTGATGGCGACTTTTTGTACACATTGCAGGGACGGGCAGCCGCAGTGATGGTTGAAAGTAATATGGCTCCACCATCACCAATTGCAGGAGCAAGATTTAAAACTGCCAGAGCATCTGTGGCAAAAGAAGTTGTGGATAATGCAGCGATAGACATAATGGCACCTGATGCAGACGGAGTGATAGATCAGGATGATAAACCAAAAGAACTGGATAAAGTAGCTGTTCGTCAAAACCTGAATGAAACAGCATTCTTCTATCCGGATCTGAAAACCGATGCAGAAGGAAATGTAAGCTTCGAGTTCACTTCTCCGGAAGCACTGACAAAATGGAAATTAATGTTCCTTGCACATACTCAGGATGCAAGAGCAGCTACCTTGGAAAAAGAAGTGGTCACTCAGAAAGAATTCTCAGTAACGCCAAACTATCCGAGATTCCTGAGAGAAGGTGACGAACTGAATCTGCAGTCGAAACTGTCAAACCTTACCGATAAAAAGCTTAATGGTTCTGCCGAATTACAGATTCTGGATGCCTTTACCAATGAAAATATATCTTCGAAATTCGGAATCACTTCGGGTACACAAAACTTCAGCCTGAATGAAAACGGAAGCAACGCATTGACATGGAATTTGAAAGTTCCGGAAAATGTTTCTTCCATTATTTTTAAAATAGTTGCCAAAGCAGGAGCTTATTCCGATGGAGAACAGCAGGCAGTAGCCGTATTGCCGAACAGAATGCTGGTGACAGATGCTGTTCCTGTTTTTGTGAAAGAAGGTGAAACCAAGACTTTTGTACTGGATAATCTTAAAAACAATACATCCACAACAGCTTCTAATGTTTCTAATACGCTGGAACTGACAACCAATCCTATCTGGGAAATTATGTTTGCCCTTCCAAGTCTGAAAAATGATCAGAATAGCTCTGCGGATGTGATCTTTAATAAATGGTTTGCAGACGTGCTGGCTTCAGAAATATTCAAAGCCAATCCGAAAATGAAAACGGTTTTTGAAGAATATCAGAGCAAAGGATTATTGAATTCAAATCTTGAAAAAAATCAGGAATTAAAACAATTGTTGTTGGAAGAAACTCCTTGGGTATTGGAAAGTAAAAATGAAGGCGAACAGATGCAGAAGCTGGCATTATTATTTGATGCAAATACAATGAAAAATTCTATCAGTCAGGATTGGGATGATTTCAAAAAGCTGCAGAATCCTGATGGCGGATTCTCGTGGTATCCTGGTTATCCAAGTTCTTACGGAACGTCATTGTATATTCTTAAAAACTTAGGAAAAATCAATTCATGGTTAAAAGATAATGTGAAAGACTACCAAAGTTCAGAACAGAAAACGATTGTAGCAAAATTGATTCAGTATGTAGACAATGAGGTGAGCAAATATTTCGATGTGAAGAAAGGAAATGTCTGGAACAACTGGGCAATAGATTATCTTGATACCAGAAATTACTGGGAACAGCAATATCCTTTAAAAGGAAAAGGAGCTACGCTGAAAACATTGGTAAAACAAAAAGCAAAAACTGCAAAAATCACGGACTTTACATTCTTCGGGCTTCACCGCGCAGCTTTATTGATGAACGATTATGGTCTGAAAAATGTGTCTTCTAAATTAATGACTTATCTTAAAGAAACTTCTACAGATACTAAAACCCAAGGTGTCTATTGGAAGCAAAACCTAAATGATTGGGGATGGTTTGGCTCAAAAGTAGTTAACCATGCCGGAGCATTGGAAGCTTTCAATAAGTTGCAATCTAACGACCAAAACTTTATTGAAGACATAAAAATCTGGCTGGTAACTCAAAAAGAGGTTAACTCATGGGGAAGCTCAAGAGGGACAGCAGAAGTAATCTTCACGATTTTAAATTCAGGAAAATCCTGGACAGGAGCTGAAAGTGATAAAGCTGCAATCATTTGGGGTGGAAAAGAATTAGCTCCTCAGACACAAGCTACAGGCTACATTAAATCAACGGTGAAACCAGAAGCTGTAGATCAGAACTTAGCAACCGTAACTGTTACCAAACCTGGTCCCGGAATTATTCAGGGAGGATTATTCTGGCAATATTATGAAGACCTTGATAAAATCAAATCTTCTGAAAATTATATCTCTGTAATAAAAGAACTTTACAAAAAAGTGAAAACTGTAAATGGAGAGGAGCTTCAGAAAATTTCTTCAGAAACACCACTGAAAGTAGGAGATAAAGTAACGGTAAGAATGATTCTGAATACAGACAGAGCCATGGAATTCATTCATATTAAAGATATGCGTGCTGCAGGATTTGAGCCGATAGATATACTTTCAGGATATCAATGGAAAAATAACCTTGGATATTATCA
- the mtgA gene encoding monofunctional biosynthetic peptidoglycan transglycosylase — translation MWKKIKQLIFIILVLNVVFIIWGRFFNPPITLTQIGGLFEYGKLHRDYISYDEMGSNVKKAVIASEDQKFFDHDGFDYTAIEKAMKNNEKGKKIRGGSTISQQTAKNVFLWQGRSWVRKGLEAVYTFIIEKVWSKDIILERYLNSIEMGQGVFGVEAAAQYYFGKSSKDLSTSDAAWIAAVLPNPKKYDPKNPSPYLRKKHNWIMRQMRNVSLK, via the coding sequence ATGTGGAAAAAAATTAAACAGCTTATTTTCATCATTCTCGTTTTGAATGTAGTTTTCATTATCTGGGGCAGATTTTTTAATCCGCCCATCACGCTTACCCAGATAGGAGGGCTTTTTGAATACGGAAAACTGCACAGGGATTATATTTCCTATGACGAGATGGGAAGCAATGTGAAAAAAGCAGTGATAGCCTCTGAAGATCAGAAATTTTTTGATCATGACGGTTTCGATTATACAGCCATCGAAAAAGCGATGAAAAACAATGAGAAAGGCAAAAAAATAAGAGGCGGAAGCACCATTTCCCAGCAGACTGCAAAGAATGTATTTCTCTGGCAGGGAAGAAGCTGGGTGAGAAAAGGGTTGGAAGCCGTTTACACATTCATCATAGAAAAAGTATGGAGTAAAGATATTATCCTTGAAAGATACCTTAATTCTATTGAAATGGGGCAGGGCGTATTTGGAGTGGAAGCTGCCGCACAATATTATTTTGGAAAATCTTCCAAAGATCTAAGTACTTCAGATGCAGCCTGGATTGCTGCTGTATTGCCTAATCCAAAGAAATATGATCCTAAAAATCCGTCACCTTATTTAAGAAAGAAACATAATTGGATCATGAGACAGATGAGGAATGTGAGTTTGAAATAG
- a CDS encoding recombinase codes for MKFFNSSTNFESVLKKYFSFKNETLSLEPFAEFLETIKEADFTDVLNFFRSNPNSAENFKYYIHNIFRGRPFNLSLTEANILSENAFFPELKKRILNKVLPPVENEKTVWYMIDNVSMRPQKDLKYLHNLPENEINEFLNLLGASDFIVKPNVKKELIFSMNILSWRVTGMAMEVEVVRMAPQYRNLDNPFLALQNELETLAEDLVKDPELQLHSKDSRYKQIKIYAEQCQEFVNIAFKNSAKYGISGKINQSLLKIRQQTERIYEIVQLLVIDNDEDILIKSKQLIFNILNYKSHKNNISDLINDSTRLISHLITNHTAETGTHYITSTRKEYMTMFYKASGGGIIVGALCVLKMLYGYIPGSDFSHAFLYSMNYAMGFVMIYLMGFTLATKQPAMTAATMTKVLSEEGNAQRNNTEFAHLVSKLFRSQFIAFVGNVLLAFPVALAIIYGLDVFFSQNLAVERSDKLLKDLDPFKSKAILHASIAGFYLFISGIISGNIGNNSVFYQIPERIAKNLSIRSFFGKKFAKGLSKYYAKNWPGIVSNFWFGVFLGATAPVGMFFGLDLDIRHITFAAGNFALGLYGKDFSVDSYTFWMSFITVFLIGFFNFLVSFSLSMFLAFRSRKMNFGQVSEIYKEIFRYFTKHPLKFFLPLRSGLDKKADDLMSSTISNKSDEH; via the coding sequence ATGAAATTCTTTAATTCCAGCACAAACTTTGAGTCAGTTCTTAAAAAATACTTTTCTTTTAAGAATGAAACCCTTTCTTTAGAACCCTTTGCAGAGTTTTTAGAGACCATTAAGGAAGCAGACTTCACAGATGTGCTCAATTTCTTCAGAAGCAATCCTAATTCTGCTGAAAATTTTAAATATTACATTCATAATATTTTTAGAGGACGGCCTTTCAATCTTTCACTCACTGAAGCCAATATTCTTTCAGAAAATGCTTTCTTTCCGGAGCTTAAAAAAAGAATCCTGAACAAGGTTTTACCACCTGTTGAAAATGAAAAAACAGTGTGGTATATGATTGATAATGTCAGTATGAGACCCCAAAAGGATCTGAAATACCTGCACAATCTTCCGGAAAATGAGATTAATGAATTTTTAAACCTATTAGGAGCTTCAGATTTTATTGTGAAGCCTAATGTGAAAAAAGAGCTCATTTTTTCTATGAATATTCTTTCATGGAGGGTCACAGGCATGGCTATGGAAGTGGAAGTGGTAAGAATGGCTCCGCAGTACAGGAATTTGGATAACCCGTTTCTAGCCCTTCAGAACGAACTGGAAACATTAGCCGAAGATTTGGTAAAAGACCCTGAGCTTCAGCTGCATTCCAAAGACAGCCGATATAAGCAGATTAAAATTTACGCGGAACAATGCCAGGAATTTGTAAATATTGCTTTTAAAAATTCAGCCAAATATGGTATTTCCGGCAAAATTAATCAGTCTCTTTTAAAAATCCGTCAGCAGACGGAAAGAATTTATGAAATTGTTCAGTTACTCGTGATTGATAATGACGAAGATATTCTGATAAAATCTAAACAGCTGATCTTTAATATTCTGAATTACAAATCTCACAAGAATAATATTTCAGACCTGATCAATGACAGTACGAGATTAATTTCACACCTTATTACCAACCACACCGCAGAAACAGGGACCCATTATATTACTTCTACCCGAAAAGAATATATGACCATGTTCTACAAAGCGAGTGGTGGAGGGATTATTGTAGGAGCGCTTTGCGTACTGAAAATGCTCTACGGATACATTCCCGGAAGTGATTTTTCACACGCCTTTTTGTATTCCATGAATTATGCCATGGGATTTGTGATGATCTATCTGATGGGTTTTACTTTAGCTACAAAACAGCCTGCAATGACTGCCGCTACGATGACAAAAGTATTATCCGAAGAAGGAAATGCCCAAAGGAACAATACGGAATTTGCCCATTTGGTTTCCAAACTATTCAGAAGCCAGTTTATTGCCTTTGTAGGAAATGTATTGCTTGCTTTTCCGGTAGCGCTTGCCATCATTTACGGACTGGATGTATTTTTCTCACAAAACCTTGCGGTAGAGCGTTCTGATAAATTATTAAAAGATCTTGATCCCTTTAAATCGAAAGCCATTCTGCATGCCAGTATTGCCGGATTTTATCTTTTTATTTCCGGAATTATTTCGGGGAATATCGGGAACAATTCCGTGTTTTATCAGATTCCGGAGAGAATTGCTAAAAACCTTTCTATCAGAAGTTTCTTTGGAAAGAAATTCGCAAAAGGACTTTCAAAATATTATGCCAAAAACTGGCCGGGAATTGTTTCTAATTTCTGGTTCGGAGTTTTCCTTGGGGCAACAGCTCCGGTAGGAATGTTTTTCGGGCTGGATCTGGATATCAGACACATTACCTTTGCAGCCGGAAACTTTGCTTTAGGGTTATATGGAAAAGACTTCTCCGTAGATTCCTATACATTCTGGATGTCTTTTATTACGGTATTTCTAATAGGTTTTTTCAACTTTTTAGTAAGTTTCAGTTTATCGATGTTTCTGGCATTCAGATCAAGAAAAATGAATTTCGGACAGGTAAGTGAAATCTATAAAGAAATTTTCAGGTACTTTACAAAGCATCCTCTGAAATTCTTCCTGCCATTACGTTCCGGATTAGATAAAAAAGCAGATGATTTGATGAGCAGTACTATTTCCAATAAATCAGATGAACATTAA
- a CDS encoding IS4 family transposase — protein sequence MSVFKDHKISLKDVLEFIPEALLSHLSASTKVDYYSKVLHGRKIFYLLLYCIFDNEKLSQRTLEDTFNSSGFKALFGLGEEEKIRRSSISERLSKIDSNYFLEIYEQMYERFSELYSKTEIEKYNLIRVDSTIVADTCNKLKEGIDQKSGKKLVKFSFSFDGILPSAVDVFTGQKYSTEDNALAQAVLNQVKKEDHHDNIYIIDRGIQSTRTMKDFEEKLLKFIIRSKENRKYEEIESFIKTEPPIKWDDWGVIKDSKVKLYTGKPIQNKRGNIHHREEKVETYFRLIVIKNEKTAKEFWFITNEFELSAKEISDYYRKRWDIEVFFRFMKQELNLSHLVSLNKNGIEVMLYMTMIASMLLLIYKKVNNLGYKTAKRRIAMELRDMITAILIIFAGGILQKSSKLKT from the coding sequence ATGTCAGTTTTTAAAGATCACAAAATATCACTTAAAGATGTTTTAGAATTTATTCCCGAAGCACTTTTAAGTCACCTTTCCGCAAGTACAAAAGTGGATTATTATAGTAAAGTTTTGCATGGAAGAAAAATATTCTACCTGCTTTTGTATTGCATATTTGATAATGAAAAATTAAGTCAAAGAACACTCGAAGATACTTTTAATAGCAGTGGATTCAAAGCGTTATTTGGCTTAGGGGAAGAGGAAAAGATTCGAAGGAGTTCAATTTCTGAGAGGCTTTCAAAAATTGATTCCAATTATTTCCTAGAAATCTACGAACAGATGTACGAAAGATTTTCGGAACTTTATTCCAAGACAGAAATCGAAAAATACAACTTAATCAGAGTTGACAGTACCATTGTAGCTGATACATGTAACAAGCTTAAAGAAGGAATTGATCAGAAAAGTGGAAAAAAATTAGTGAAATTCAGTTTTTCATTTGACGGAATTTTGCCATCAGCGGTAGATGTTTTTACGGGGCAAAAATACTCAACAGAAGATAATGCTCTTGCCCAGGCTGTTCTGAACCAGGTGAAAAAAGAAGATCATCATGATAATATTTATATCATAGACAGAGGGATCCAGTCTACAAGAACGATGAAAGATTTTGAAGAAAAGCTTCTGAAATTTATTATCCGTTCCAAAGAAAACAGGAAATATGAAGAGATTGAATCTTTTATTAAAACAGAACCCCCAATAAAATGGGATGATTGGGGAGTTATTAAAGACAGCAAAGTGAAGCTTTACACCGGAAAACCCATCCAAAACAAACGGGGAAATATTCATCATCGTGAAGAAAAAGTAGAAACATATTTTCGGTTGATCGTTATCAAAAATGAAAAAACAGCTAAAGAATTTTGGTTCATAACCAACGAATTTGAACTTTCTGCCAAAGAAATATCGGATTATTACCGTAAAAGATGGGATATTGAGGTATTCTTCAGATTTATGAAACAAGAGTTGAATTTAAGCCATCTTGTTTCGCTCAATAAAAACGGAATTGAAGTAATGCTCTACATGACAATGATTGCTTCTATGCTGCTCTTGATTTACAAAAAAGTAAACAATTTAGGATATAAAACAGCTAAAAGACGCATCGCTATGGAACTTCGGGATATGATTACCGCAATTCTAATAATATTTGCGGGGGGGATCCTGCAAAAGTCTTCAAAACTTAAAACATAA
- the recF gene encoding DNA replication/repair protein RecF (All proteins in this family for which functions are known are DNA-binding proteins that assist the filamentation of RecA onto DNA for the initiation of recombination or recombinational repair.), with amino-acid sequence MIIKKLSLYNFKNHSEKKFEFSPQINCFVGNNGVGKTNILDALHYLSVGKSFLGNTDFNNIKQEEDFFTIDAEIQNEDSEDIIRITQPKEAKKVIKKNDKSYDRLADHIGYLPSVMISPYDSNLISDSGESRRKFLDAMISQTDSEYLFDLIQYQKTIQQRNALLKYFAKNRTWDKDSLEIYDDPITRFGTKIFKKRKEFVEQLNPIVQNFYQIISGGKETVSVIYESHLLEDTFENLLKESLERDRMLTYTSKGIHKDDLLFEMDYVLIKKIGSQGQQKSFLISLKLAQMSLVKELTQKTPILLLDDIFDKLDDTRVSQLIELVNKESFGQIFITDTHRERTESVVKKLTRKVSFLRSSFFKKI; translated from the coding sequence ATGATTATCAAAAAGCTTTCCCTCTACAATTTCAAAAACCACTCTGAGAAAAAATTTGAATTTTCCCCTCAAATTAACTGTTTTGTGGGCAATAACGGTGTGGGAAAAACCAATATTCTGGATGCATTACATTATTTATCGGTAGGAAAAAGCTTTTTAGGAAATACTGACTTTAACAACATTAAACAGGAAGAAGATTTTTTTACGATTGATGCTGAAATTCAGAATGAGGACAGTGAAGATATCATCAGAATCACCCAGCCTAAAGAGGCTAAAAAAGTGATCAAAAAGAATGATAAAAGCTACGACAGGCTTGCAGATCATATCGGTTATCTCCCAAGTGTCATGATTTCTCCTTATGATTCTAATCTTATTTCGGATTCAGGAGAAAGCAGACGTAAGTTTTTGGATGCTATGATTTCACAAACAGATTCTGAATATCTTTTTGATCTTATCCAGTATCAGAAAACCATTCAGCAGCGAAATGCTTTACTGAAATACTTTGCCAAAAACAGAACCTGGGATAAAGATTCACTGGAAATCTATGATGATCCAATCACCAGATTCGGGACAAAAATTTTTAAGAAAAGAAAAGAGTTTGTAGAGCAGCTCAACCCAATTGTTCAAAACTTCTATCAGATCATTTCCGGTGGAAAAGAAACCGTCTCTGTTATTTACGAATCTCATTTACTGGAAGATACTTTTGAAAATCTTTTAAAAGAAAGCCTTGAAAGAGACCGCATGCTGACATATACTTCAAAAGGAATTCATAAGGATGATCTTCTTTTTGAAATGGATTATGTTCTGATCAAGAAGATTGGATCGCAAGGACAGCAAAAATCTTTCCTGATTTCTTTAAAACTGGCTCAGATGAGTCTTGTAAAAGAACTCACCCAAAAGACACCTATCCTATTGCTTGACGATATTTTTGATAAACTTGATGACACCAGAGTTTCACAATTGATAGAACTGGTAAATAAAGAAAGCTTCGGTCAGATTTTCATTACAGATACTCATAGGGAAAGAACTGAAAGTGTGGTAAAAAAATTAACGAGGAAAGTATCATTTTTGAGGTCTAGTTTTTTTAAAAAAATTTAA